In the genome of Salmo trutta chromosome 18, fSalTru1.1, whole genome shotgun sequence, one region contains:
- the LOC115153161 gene encoding ventral anterior homeobox 1-like — protein sequence MEVRYNQETEPGMGPKSGLKDGKDSKDSQGNLSRTFLKDQQESFSPSGMVENCEKNRASTGDPDYCRRILVRDAKGSIREIILPKGLDLDRPKRTRTSFTAEQLYRLEMEFQRCQYVVGRERTELARQLNLSETQVKVWFQNRRTKQKKDQGKDSELRSVVSETAATCSVLRLLEQGRLLTPPGLPGLLQHCGNGTLSAALRGPSMGMASNGSSSSSSGASSGTAGGSPPLPIVTSSGTVAGLQSSPSAHGLFSFPMPSLLGSVATRMSSNPLSMAGNLQELSARYLSSSAFEPYSRTNGKESMDKNVFE from the exons ATGGAGGTCAGATACAACCAGGAGACAGAACCGGGGATGGGGCCGAAGAGCGGACTAAAGGATGGGAAAGACAGCAAGGATTCCCAGGGAAACCTTTCCAGAACCTTCCTAAAGGATCAGCAGGAGTCCTTCTCACCGTCTGGGATGGTGGAAAACTGTGAGAAGAACCGGGCGAGCACGGGGGACCCAGACTACTGCCGGAGAATACTTGTCAGAG ATGCCAAAGGGTCTATACGAGAAATCATTCTGCCAAAGGGACTGGATTTGGACCGTCCCAAACGAACCCGAACCTCTTTCACAGCAGAGCAACTCTATCGTCTGGAGATGGAGTTCCAGAGGTGCCAGTATGTGGTTGGCAGGGAACGGACAGAGCTGGCCCGCCAGCTAAATCTATCTGAAACTCAG GTTAAAGTTTGGTTCCAGAACCGACGCACAAAGCAGAAGAAGGACCAGGGCAAAGATTCAGAGCTGCGCTCGGTGGTGTCGGAGACGGCGGCCACCTGCAGTGTATTAAGACTCCTAGAGCAGGGCCGGCTCCTCACGCCGCCAGGTCTGCCGGGGCTCCTGCAGCACTGTGGCAACGGCACCTTGAGTGCCGCCTTGCGAGGGCCCTCCATGGGCATGGCCAGCAatggaagcagcagcagcagcagtggtgcCAGCTCAGGGACGGCCGGTGGCAGTCCCCCTCTGCCCATAGTGACCAGTTCAGGGACGGTAGCGGGCCTCCAGAGCTCCCCGTCAGCTCATGGCTTGTTCAGCTTCCCCATGCCCTCTCTGCTGGGAAGCGTGGCCACCCGCATGTCCTCCAACCCGCTTTCTATGGCCGGGAACCTACAGGAACTGTCTGCCCGCTACCTGAGCTCGTCTGCTTTTGAACCTTACTCACGGACCAATGGCAAGGAGAGTATGGACAAAAACGTTTTCGAATGA